The Hippoglossus hippoglossus isolate fHipHip1 chromosome 19, fHipHip1.pri, whole genome shotgun sequence genome has a segment encoding these proteins:
- the LOC117753396 gene encoding kelch-like protein 10: protein MKGTLYNELRLAGLFCDAILKVEEVQFPIHRTILYECSPYFQALFKHCTNTGEVFHIPLVFPDILRIIIEFAYTGSVTSTEDNVQELMITADMLNIVGIIQACSHFIGAHICPQNCVGIWQFTNICHSSELRCKAYRYIIQHFEEVVPSDEFLQLSVEELTVFIGRDELNVRNESIVFDAILRWIAHIPREREQHIAVLLSQVRLGLTSRAYILTQVIPNKLVKSNAECKQIAEHSMCMIWHMSTIEPLTCGLRNTLARPRVPNAFLLVTGGCNNGGQCCDIKAYDPIADHCINISDKMEYTRAHHGTAFLNGYVYCIGGFARERYFNSVVRLDLRTHTWQEVAPMHYCRGYVSVTVLNGFIYALGGSDGLLRLHTAERYCPETNQWTLIAPMYLLRSDASCTVLHGKIYVCGGFTGADFLQTAEFYDPETNRWTMTSPMSTVRRGLRVVAYNDQIYAVGGFDGISHLSNVEAYHPQSNTWQLLSPMCSQRSSFCLEVIEDQFYVIGGFDGTSIIENIDVYCPYTDLWDARRAVISCSYASSCVVSGIPNMAEFVISRDSLPHFDMDLSPRYFSC, encoded by the exons ATGAAGGGAACATTGTATAATGAACTCCGCCTGGCAGGACTGTTCTGTGACGCCATCCTCAAAGTTGAGGAGGTTCAGTTTCCAATTCACCGGACCATCCTCTATGAATGCAGTCCCTACTTTCA AGCTCTCTTTAAACACTGTACAAACACAGGCGAGGTTTTCCACATACCCCTCGTGTTTCCTGACATCCTGCGGATCATCATTGAGTTTGCATACACTGGCTCTGTTACTTCGACAGAGGACAACGTGCAGGAGTTGATGATCACAGCTGATATGCTCAACATAGTTGGCATCATACAAGCATGCTCCCACTTTATCGGTGCGCACATATGCCCACAGAACTGCGTTGGCATCTGGCAGTTCACAAATATCTGCCACAGCTCCGAGCTGCGGTGCAAGGCCTACCGCTACATCATCCAGCACTTTGAGGAGGTCGTTCCCTCTGACGAgttcctgcagctctctgtggaAGAGCTTACCGTATTCATTGGCAGAGATGAACTTAATGTGAGGAATGAAAGTATTGTGTTTGATGCAATCCTGCGCTGGATCGCCCACATACCCAGAGAACGAGAGCAACACATTGCTGTGCTTTTGTCTCAG GTGCGGCTGGGCCTGACAAGCAGAGCGTACATTTTGACCCAGGTGATCCCCAATAAGCTGGTGAAGAGCAACGCTGAGTGCAAGCAAATAGCTGAACATTCCATGTGTATGATATGGCACATGTCCACAATAGAACCCTTGACGTGTGGTCTCAGGAACACGCTCGCCCGTCCTCGTGTGCCTAATGCCTTCCTGTTGGTCACTGGAGGCTGCAACAACGGCGGTCAATGTTGCGATATCAAGGCGTACGATCCCATCGCTGACCACTGTATCAACATCTCAGACAAGATGGAGTATACTCGGGCCCACCATGGCACAGCCTTCCTCAATGGTTATGTCTACTGTATCGGTGGCTTTGCGAGAGAGCGCTATTTTAACAGCGTGGTCAGGTTGgacctgaggacacacacctGGCAGGAGGTGGCGCCAATGCACTACTGTCGCGGCTACGTGAGCGTAACCGTGCTGAACGGGTTCATCTATGCCCTTGGCGGCTCTGACGGACTTCTTCGACTCCACACTGCAGAGCGCTACTGTCCCGAAACCAACCAGTGGACACTTATTGCACCCATGTACTTGCTGAGGAGCGACGCCAGCTGCACAGTACTGCATGGCAAG ATATATGTTTGCGGTGGTTTCACCGGGGCCGATTTCCTGCAGACGGCTGAATTTTACGATCCAGAAACCAACCGTTGGACAATGACCAGCCCTATGAGCACTGTGCGACGTGGACTGAGAGTTGTTGCATATAATGATCAAATCTATGCA gtcGGTGGCTTTGACGGCATCAGCCATCTGTCAAATGTTGAGGCCTACCACCCCCAGTCCAACACCTGGCAGCTGCTGAGCCCCATGTGTTCCCAACGCAGCAGCTTTTGCCTGGAGGTGATAGAAGACCAGTTCTACGTCATTGGGGGCTTCGACGGCACCTCCATCATTGAAAACATAGACGTGTATTGTCCTTATACTGACCTTTGGGACGCCCGCAGAGCCGTCATCTCCTGCAGCTACGCAAGCTCCTGTGTTGTGTCTGGAATCCCTAACATGGCGGAATTTGTGATATCTCGAGACTCACTGCCGCACTTTGATATGGATCTAAGTCCGCGCTATTTCAGCTGCTAG
- the LOC117753460 gene encoding kelch-like protein 10 yields the protein MKETQYNLLAGLFCDAILEVEDVQFPIHRITLYECSLYFQALFKLRTTTGQVFHIPLVSPDILRIIIEFAYTGSVASTEDNVQELMMTADMLNIVGIIKACSHFIGEHLCPQNCVGIWQFTNICHSSELRCKAYRYIIQHFEEVVPSEEFLQLSVEELTVFIGRDELNVRIESIVFEAILRWIAHIPREREQHIAVLLSQVRLGLTSKEYIVNKVITNMLVQNNLECKKIENKSLQMIWHKNSRRSLRSGLSNTLARPRVPNSVLLSSGGWSDGNPICDIETYDFPADLWINISDKLEYPRAYHGTVFLNGYVYFLGGFDRVEYFNNVVRLDLSTHTWQEVAPMHYRRCYVSVTVLNGFIYALGGSDGLVRLNTAERYCPETNQWTLIAPMYLLRSDASCTVLHGKIYICGGFTGTECLQTAEYYDPEINQWTMTSPMSTNRSGLSATAYNNQIYVVGGCDGHSRLATAETYNSQTNTWHQLSPMLTRRSNFCLDVIHDKIYVVGGYDGSAITQMAEVYNPRTNVWYEISMPDIPRSGASSCVVTGILNMADYTLSRDSLPYLNLDIFDENSWDSD from the exons atgaaggaAACACAATATAATTTACTGGCAGGACTGTTCTGTGACGCCATCCTCGAAGTTGAGGATGTTCAGTTTCCAATCCACAGGATCACCCTCTATGAATGCAGCCTTTACTTCCA AGCTCTCTTTAAACTCCGTACAACCACAGGCCAGGTTTTCCACATACCCCTCGTGTCTCCTGACATCCTGCGGATCATCATTGAGTTTGCATACACTGGCTCTGTTGCTTCCACAGAGGACAACGTGCAGGAGTTGATGATGACAGCTGATATGCTCAACATAGTTGGCATCATAAAAGCATGCTCCCACTTTATCGGTGAGCACCTCTGCCCACAGAACTGCGTTGGCATCTGGCAGTTCACAAATATCTGCCACAGCTCCGAGCTGCGGTGCAAGGCCTACCGCTACATCATCCAGCACTTTGAGGAGGTCGTTCCCTCTGAAGAgttcctgcagctctctgtggaAGAGCTTACCGTATTCATTGGCAGAGATGAACTTAATGTGAGGATTGAAAGTATTGTGTTTGAAGCAATCCTGCGCTGGATCGCCCACATACCCAGAGAACGAGAGCAACACATTGCTGTGCTTTTGTCTCAG GTGCGGCTAGGCCTGACAAGCAAGGAGTACATTGTGAACAAGGTGATCACCAATATGCTGGTGCAGAACAACCTTGAGTGcaagaaaatagaaaacaagtCCCTCCAAATGATATGGCACAAAAACTCACGCAGATCCTTGCGGTCAGGTCTCAGTAACACTCTCGCCCGTCCTCGTGTGCCTAATTCCGTCCTGTTGTCCAGTGGAGGCTGGAGCGACGGCAATCCAATCTGCGATATTGAGACGTACGATTTCCCTGCTGACCTGTGGATCAACATCTCAGACAAGCTGGAGTATCCTCGGGCCTATCACGGCACAGTCTTCCTCAATGGTTATGTCTACTTTCTCGGTGGCTTCGACAGAGTGGAGTATTTCAACAACGTGGTCAGGTTGGACCTGAGTACACACACCTGGCAGGAGGTGGCGCCAATGCACTACCGCCGCTGCTACGTGAGCGTAACCGTGCTGAACGGGTTCATCTATGCCCTTGGCGGCTCTGACGGACTTGTTCGACTCAACACTGCAGAGCGCTACTGTCCCGAAACCAACCAGTGGACACTTATTGCACCAATGTACCTGCTGAGGAGCGACGCCAGCTGCACAGTACTGCATGGCAAG ATATACATTTGCGGTGGTTTCACTGGGACCGAGTGTCTGCAGACGGCTGAATATTACGACCCAGAAATCAACCAGTGGACAATGACCAGCCCAATGAGCACTAATCGAAGTGGACTCAGTGCTACTGCATATAATAACCAAATCTATGTA gttGGTGGCTGTGACGGTCACTCCCGTCTGGCGACTGCTGAGACCTACAACTCCCAGACCAACACCTGGCACCAGCTGAGCCCCATGTTGACTCGCCGTAGCAACTTTTGCCTCGATGTGATACATGACAAGATATATGTCGTTGGGGGCTATGACGGCTCCGCCATCACTCAAATGGCAGAGGTCTATAATCCTCGCACTAACGTGTGGTATGAAATCTCTATGCCAGATATCCCCCGCAGCGGAGCAAGCTCCTGTGTTGTGACCGGAATCCTCAACATGGCTGACTACACGTTATCTCGAGACTCACTGCCATATTTAAATTTGGACATATTTGACGAGAATTCATGGGACTCTGACTAA
- the ndel1a gene encoding nuclear distribution protein nudE-like 1-A isoform X2, with protein MDADMTPRFSSKDEEIDFWKALSLKYKKGLQEAQEELLEFQEGSRELEAELEAQLGQAEHRLKDVQSENHRVKNEVESLKERLEQQYSQSYKQVSMLEDDLGQTRSIKEQLHKYVRELEQSNDDLERAKRATISSLENFEQRLNQAIERNAFLESELDEKESLLVSVQRFKDEARDLRQELAVRERQADVTRTSAPSSPTQDNVKMDSAVQASLSLPATPLSKGLDNAFANSTVLSNCYGSNSPLTPSARISALNIVSDLLRKVGALESKLAACRNFAKDQKARKAFALDNGNALNANTVNYSQSLHTSYYDKATVNGLEPGRLTAITAPPTASSAGLVPLAV; from the exons ATGGACGCAGATATGACCCCGAGATTCTCCTCTAAAGACGAGGAGATCGACTTCTGGAAAGCTCTTTCCCTCAAGTACAAGAAAGG CCTCCAGGAGgcccaggaggagctgctggagtttcaggaggggagcagggagctggaggCTGAGCTGGAGGCACAGCTGGGTCAGGCCGAGCACCGTCTGAAGGACGTGCAGTCGGAGAACCACAGAGTGAAGAACGAGGTGGAGTCGCTGAAG GAGCGGCTGGAGCAGCAGTATTCTCAGAGCTACAAACAGGTCTCCATGCTGGAGGACGACCTCGGACAAACGCGCAGCATCAAGGAGCAGCTCCACAAATACGTGCGAGAGCTGGAACAGTCCAACGACGACCTGGAGAGAGCCAAAAG AGCTACTATCTCGTCCCTGGAGAACTTTGAGCAGCGTCTGAACCAGGCCATCGAGAGGAACGCCTTCCTGGAGAGCGAGCTGGACGAGAAGGAGTCTCTGCTGGTGTCCGTGCAGCGGTTTAAGGATGAAGCCAGAG atttGCGGCAGGAGCTGGCCGTGAGGGAGCGGCAGGCCGATGTGACCAGGACGTCGGCTCCGAGTTCGCCCACACAGGACAACGTGAAGATGGACAGCGCTGTGCAggcctcgctctccctcccgGCCACCCCGCTGAGCAAAGGTCTGGACAACGCCTTTGCCAACTCGACAG TTCTATCAAATTGTTACGGCAGCAACTCGCCGCTGACTCCCTCTGCGAGAATATCAGCCCTCAACATCGTCAGCGATTTACTCCGGAAGGTCGGG GCGCTGGAGTCCAAACTTGCAGCTTGCAGAAACTTTGCCAAGGACCAAAAAGCCAGGAAGGCGTTCGCTCTGGACAACGGCAACGCCCTCAACGCAAACACAGTCAACTACTCGCAGTCGCTCCATACGTCATATTATGACAAAGC GACCGTGAATGGGCTGGAACCTGGCCGCCTGACGGCCATCACCGCCCCTCCTACTGCCTCCTCTGCAGGCTTAGTGCCCCTCGCcgtgtga
- the ndel1a gene encoding nuclear distribution protein nudE-like 1-A isoform X1: MDADMTPRFSSKDEEIDFWKALSLKYKKGLQEAQEELLEFQEGSRELEAELEAQLGQAEHRLKDVQSENHRVKNEVESLKERLEQQYSQSYKQVSMLEDDLGQTRSIKEQLHKYVRELEQSNDDLERAKRATISSLENFEQRLNQAIERNAFLESELDEKESLLVSVQRFKDEARDLRQELAVRERQADVTRTSAPSSPTQDNVKMDSAVQASLSLPATPLSKGLDNAFANSTVLSNCYGSNSPLTPSARISALNIVSDLLRKVGALESKLAACRNFAKDQKARKAFALDNGNALNANTVNYSQSLHTSYYDKARTVNGLEPGRLTAITAPPTASSAGLVPLAV; encoded by the exons ATGGACGCAGATATGACCCCGAGATTCTCCTCTAAAGACGAGGAGATCGACTTCTGGAAAGCTCTTTCCCTCAAGTACAAGAAAGG CCTCCAGGAGgcccaggaggagctgctggagtttcaggaggggagcagggagctggaggCTGAGCTGGAGGCACAGCTGGGTCAGGCCGAGCACCGTCTGAAGGACGTGCAGTCGGAGAACCACAGAGTGAAGAACGAGGTGGAGTCGCTGAAG GAGCGGCTGGAGCAGCAGTATTCTCAGAGCTACAAACAGGTCTCCATGCTGGAGGACGACCTCGGACAAACGCGCAGCATCAAGGAGCAGCTCCACAAATACGTGCGAGAGCTGGAACAGTCCAACGACGACCTGGAGAGAGCCAAAAG AGCTACTATCTCGTCCCTGGAGAACTTTGAGCAGCGTCTGAACCAGGCCATCGAGAGGAACGCCTTCCTGGAGAGCGAGCTGGACGAGAAGGAGTCTCTGCTGGTGTCCGTGCAGCGGTTTAAGGATGAAGCCAGAG atttGCGGCAGGAGCTGGCCGTGAGGGAGCGGCAGGCCGATGTGACCAGGACGTCGGCTCCGAGTTCGCCCACACAGGACAACGTGAAGATGGACAGCGCTGTGCAggcctcgctctccctcccgGCCACCCCGCTGAGCAAAGGTCTGGACAACGCCTTTGCCAACTCGACAG TTCTATCAAATTGTTACGGCAGCAACTCGCCGCTGACTCCCTCTGCGAGAATATCAGCCCTCAACATCGTCAGCGATTTACTCCGGAAGGTCGGG GCGCTGGAGTCCAAACTTGCAGCTTGCAGAAACTTTGCCAAGGACCAAAAAGCCAGGAAGGCGTTCGCTCTGGACAACGGCAACGCCCTCAACGCAAACACAGTCAACTACTCGCAGTCGCTCCATACGTCATATTATGACAAAGC CAGGACCGTGAATGGGCTGGAACCTGGCCGCCTGACGGCCATCACCGCCCCTCCTACTGCCTCCTCTGCAGGCTTAGTGCCCCTCGCcgtgtga
- the LOC117752799 gene encoding testis-expressed protein 47, whose amino-acid sequence MERTDRLGAEGKKEEEETGTSLFHHVMEQRKDLPDEDVKIVLQRLILIGRLPHDVADRTELGDHYDRLHFQLSKQHIWDQMTGLLLVYPTCVLHVIESSRDVLLSVLKDLRDMQLQTDGCLIEAAKVVSMAHVHHSRMFHQWSYKVLDAADVDPVNEGFEEDEDSTVTLFAVSCQLCHKLAEHLEKPKKTVPGSVPDDAPQLLVSQELPGKLLSRDELLSPQLHLQTYDSPLNISLGSGQVNRSSSLNTV is encoded by the exons ATGGAGAGAACTGACAGGTTGGGagcagaggggaagaaagaggaggaggaaactgGGACTAGTTTATTTCACCATGTcatggagcagaggaaggatCTGCCTGATGAAGATGTG aagATCGTGCTACAGCGACTCATCCTGATTGGCCGGCTCCCCCACGATGTCGCTGACAGGACAGAACTGGGAG ACCATTATGACAGACTCCACTTCCAGTTAAGCAAACAGCACATATGGGATCAGATGACGGGCCTGCTGCTCGTTTATCCGACCTGCGTGCTGCACGTCATCGAG TCGTCCAGGGACGTTCTGCTTTCTGTTCTCAAAGATCTCAGGGacatgcagctgcagacagacgG GTGCCTGATTGAAGCTGCAAAGGTTGTGTCCATGGCTCATGTCCATCACAGCAGGATGTTCCATCAGTGGAGCTACAAG GTGCTGGATGCAGCTGATGTGGACCCAGTGAATGAGGGGTTcgaggaggatgaggacagCACAGTGACGCTGTTTGCAGTCTCCTGTCAGCTCTGCCACAAACTGGCCGAGCACCTCGAAAAGCCCAAGAAG ACTGTCCCTGGATCTGTGCCGGACGACGCTCCACAGCTGCTGGTCTCTCAGGAGCTTCCAGGGAAGTTGTTGTCTCGAGACGAGCTCCTGAGTCCACAGCTGCACCTGCAGACGTACGACTCCCCCTTGAACATCAGCTTGGGCTCTG GACAAGTTAACCGAAGCAGCAGCCTCAACacagtttga
- the LOC117752797 gene encoding LOW QUALITY PROTEIN: rho GTPase-activating protein 44-like (The sequence of the model RefSeq protein was modified relative to this genomic sequence to represent the inferred CDS: inserted 2 bases in 1 codon; deleted 2 bases in 1 codon) produces the protein MKKQFNRMRQLANQTVGRAEKTEVLSDDLLQVEKRLELVKQVSHSTHKKLTACLQGQQGVDLEKKSVRSPSKKLPLTTLAQCLVEGAAVLGDETLLGKMLKLCGETQDSLAQELIMFELTIERDVVEPLYDLAEVEIPNIQKQRKHLAKLVLDMDSARTRYYQSTKSSGLSSNLQPTGAKADHLREEMEEAANRMEICRDQLSADMYSFVAKEIDYASYFQTLIEVQAEYHRKSLELLQSVLPQIKAHQETWVEKPCYGKPLEEHLALSGRDIAFPIEACVTMLLECGMQEEGLFRIAPSASKLKKLKASLDCGVLDVQEYSADPHAIAGALKSYLRELPEPLMTFELYNDWIQASNIQDQDKRLQALLSACEKLPXPNNNNFKYLIKFLFKLTSQYQDENKMTPGNIAIVLGPNLLWMHNDGNITEMMTTVSLQIVGIIEPVIQHADWFFPGEIEFNVTGNYGSPVHTNHNANYSLMPSPDLDQMERKQNDQSRRPLSVATDNMMLEFYKKDGYDSPLGIRKIQSMGVRVMDTTWVSRRGSSSARKSASTPPSVHPPYPPTDALTPEQQGEMCVSPSPIPPPTSSDRASSDDASSNWSESCYAYPSPEEERPPPPYPSSSSSSSSSCSSFSLPHHHFYARAPPGMRPVAPSPESVPPGPSPPPRRSGYSPPPPPHSLCPSPQQLDVNSNPKPSSLHLPKQASLSDAPHASLSETNGSTLYIKPPLVLTRHDLFLGSPKPPNTPLSAPPPWAACACSRERGAKPTSTLKNKELSPVIGQKGFQGTVTPGGQSQHSEHSPHSLRRAKKLAPIPPKVPYCQSGAMSDQSTGQPSPVSLSPTPPSTPSPYGFSYPQGYATIGSPCQAQMASTPSLSSPPSLAGTLTKARPTPKPPRQRPSLPPPQPPSTPGSSPQPLDTSPGLLDGLSPGESMSTDSLCNLDIPVIDMELDGIFDLPHISPFRNSVALLGLTKARAESEEESESTVL, from the exons gGCGGAGAAGACAGAAGTATTAAGTGACGACCTGCTGCAG gtgGAGAAACGTCTGGAGCTGGTCAAGCAGGTCTCCCACAGCACCCACAAGAAGCTGACTGCGTGTCTGCAGGGCCAGCAGGGCGTGGACCTGGAGAAGAAGTCCGTCAGGTCGCCCTCG AAAAAGCTTCCTCTCACAACACTCGCACAATGTTTGGTGGAGGGGGCGGCAGTGCTCGGAGACGAGACTCTACTagg GAAGATGCTGAAGCTCTGTGGCGAGACGCAGGACAGCCTCGCCCAGGAGCTCATCATGTTCGAGCTCACCATAGAGAGAGATGTGGTCGAGCCGCTGTACGACCTCGCCGAG GTGGAAATCCCAAACATCcagaaacaaaggaaacatttagCAAAACTGGTCCTGGACATGGACTCTGCACGCACAcg GTATTACCAGTCCACCAAGTCGTCAGGACTGTCCAGCAACCTGCAGCCGACAGGGGCCAAGGCCGACCACCtcagggaggagatggaggaggcagcCAACCGCATGGAGATCTGTCGA GATCAGTTATCGGCAGACATGTACAGTTTTGTGGCCAAAGAAATTGACTATGCAAGCTACTTCCAGACA CTGATAGAAGTCCAGGCCGAGTACCACAGGAAGTCATTAGAGCTGCTTCAGAGTGTTCTGCCGCAGATCAAAGCTCATCAGG agacCTGGGTGGAGAAGCCGTGCTATGGGAAACCATTAGAGGAGCACTTAGCGCTCAGCGGGAGAGATATTGCCTTCCCCATCGAGGCCTGTGTCACTATGCTGCTGGAGTGTGGCATGCAGGAGGAg GGTTTGTTCCGAATCGCCCCCTCCGCCTCCAAACTGAAGAAGCTGAAGGCGTCTTTGGACTGCGGCGTGCTGGACGTGCAGGAGTACTCCGCAGACCCGCACGCCATCGCAG GGGCCCTGAAGTCGTACCTGCGGGAGCTGCCTGAGCCTCTGATGACCTTTGAACTCTACAACGACTGGATCCAGGCCTCCAA CATTCAAGATCAAGACAAGAGGCTTCAGGCTCTTCTCAGCGCCTGTGAGAAACTCCc ccccaacaacaacaactttaa GTATTTGATCAAATTTCTCTTCAAACTGACGAGT CAGTACCAGGATGAGAACAAGATGACACCCGGAAACATCGCGATAGTCCTCGGACCAAACCTGCTCTGGATGCACAACGACGG CAACATCACGGAGATGATGACAACAGTTTCCCTGCAAATCGTGGGCATCATCGAGCCGGTCATCCAGCACGCCGACTGGTTCTTCCCCggag AAATCGAGTTCAACGTCACAGGGAACTACGGGAGCCCTGTCCACACCAACCACAACGCTAACTACAGCCTGATGCCGTCTCCGGACTTGGATCAGATGGAACGCAAACAGAACGACCAGAGCCGGCGGCCGCTCAGCGTCGCCACGGACAACATGATGCTGGAGTTCTATAAGAAAGACGGGTACGATTCTCCTCTTGG CATTAGGAAGATACAAAG CATGGGAGTCAGGGTGATGGATACCACTTGGGTGTCGCGCAGGGGCTCGTCGTCCGCGCGTAAAAGCGCCTCCACGCCACCGAGCGTGCACCCCCCCTACCCGCCCACTGACGCGCTCACCCCCGAGCAACAAGGGGAAATGTGcgtctccccctcccccatccctcctcccacTAGCAGTGACCGAGCCAG CTCGGATGATGCATCTTCCAATTGGTCGGAGTCCTGTTACGCCTACCCCTCCCCCGAGGAGGAGAGGCCGCCTCCCCCTTAcccctcttcctcatcctcttcctcctcctcttgctcgtCCTTCTCACTCCCTCACCACCATTTCTACGCCCGAGCACCTCCGGGTATGCGTCCCGTCGCTCCCAGCCCTGAATCCGTGCCTCCCGGCCCGTCCCCTCCCCCCCGCCGCTCCGGCTACagcccacccccacccccccactctctTTGCCCGTCCCCTCAGCAGCTTGACGTCAACTCCAACCCCAAACCCAGCTCCCTGCACCTCCCCAAACAGGCCTCCCTGTCCGATGCTCCGCATGCGTCCCTTTCCGAAACGAATGGCTCCACCCTTTACATCAAACCCCCGCTCGTTCTTACTCGTCACGACCTGTTCCTGGGCTCCCCCAAACCCCCCAACACCCCCCTGTCCGCCCCCCCTCCGTGGGCAGCCTGTGCCTGTAGCCGAGAGCGAGGAGCCAAGCCGACTAG CACCCTGAAGAACAAGGAGCTGTCTCCAGTGATCGGACAGAAGGGATTCCAAGGAACAGTGACCCCTGGAGGACAGTCGCAGCACTCCGAGCACAGCCCTCACTCCCTGAGGAGAG CAAAGAAACTGGCCCCGATCCCGCCCAAGGTCCCGTACTGCCAGTCAGGAGCCATGTCCGACCAGTCGACGGGTCAGCCGTCTCCAGTCAGCTTGTCGCCCACCCCTCCCAGCACCCCCTCCCCGTACGGCTTCAGCTACCCCCAGGGATACGCCACCATCGGCTCCCCGTGTCAGGCCCAGATGGCCTCCACCCCGTCTCTGTCCTCTCCGCCCTCGCTGGCCGGGACTCTGACGAAGGCCAGGCCGACCCCGAAGCCGCCGCGGCAGAGACCCAGCTTACCTCCTCCCCAGCCCCCCTCCACACCCGGCTCCAGTCCGCAGCCTCTGGACACGTCACCGGGTCTCCTGGACGGTTTGTCTCCTGGGGAGAGCATGTCCACAG ATTCTCTCTGCAACTTGGACATCCCCGTCATTGACATGGAGCTGGACGGTATTTTTGACTTGCCCCACATCTCCCCCTTCAGGAACTCGGTGGCGCTGCTCGGTTTGACCAAAGCCAGAGCCGAGTCGGAGGAGGAGTCTGAGAGCACAGTGCTATGA